A window from Dysidea avara chromosome 2, odDysAvar1.4, whole genome shotgun sequence encodes these proteins:
- the LOC136246434 gene encoding pleckstrin homology domain-containing family G member 1-like isoform X3, whose translation MLSPPPRYVPSQDFSQSMPSLNTDGQFGSATGGEPFVCSYQKAIDENPLSPTTEQRRTKHERVIDEIISTELSYVNLSQIIEGYQTPLVENMDSLGVTDGDILALFNNIEEIKDFNEFMLKNLQQCKDDIKRIAKCFIRIWENAEGFKIYSDYCTKYPRAIEVWGKYAKHTAMINFFKKCQQKLGHMLPLGDYLLKPVQRVLKYSLLLEKINDCLSTGEDGKEDIIEIQAQLDGWDGNDLTTYGNLVCQDTFRYLGGKPVNTSIGLTTERHLILFQRLLLMTKKKEDHFVYKQHINVMLKCSDDLLPQV comes from the exons GATTTCTCCCAATCAATGCCATCACTAAACACTGATGGACAGTTTGGTAGTGCTACTGGTGGGGAGCCATTTGTATGCTCTTATCAAAAGGCCATTGATGAGAACCCTTTATCTCCAACCACTGAACAACGTCGTACTAAACATGAACGTGTTATCGATGAAATTATCTCAACTGAATTATCTTACGTGAATTTATCCCAGATTATTgag GGTTACCAGACCCCACTGGTGGAGAACATGGACTCACTTGGGGTCACTGATGGAGACATCTTAGCTTTGTTTAATAATATTGAAGAGATCAAGGACTTTAATGA GTTCATGTTAAAGAACTTACAACAGTGTAAAGATGACATCAAACGGATAGCAAAGTGTTTCATCAGAATATGGGAGAATGCTGAAGGGTTTAAGATCTACTCTGATTACTGTACCAAGTATCCAAG AGCTATTGAAGTATGGGGGAAATATGCAAAACATACTGCAATGATCAACTTCTTCAAG aaATGTCAACAGAAACTTGGACACATGTTACCGTTAGGAGACTACCTGTTGAAACCTGTCCAGAGAGTGTTGAAGTATTCACTATTGCTAGAA AAGATCAATGATTGTTTGAGTACTGGAGAGGATGGGAAAGAAGACATTATT GAGATTCAAGCACAGTTAGATGGCTGGGAT GGTAATGACCTCACCACATATGGAAACTTAGTGTGTCAG GACACGTTCCGGTATCTCGGTGGCAAGCCAGTCAATACTAGTATTGGGCTGACAACAGAGAGACACTTAATCCTCTTCCAGAGGTTACTGTTAATGACTAAGAAGAAGGAAGATCATTTTGTGTACAAACAACACATTAAT GTCATGTTGAAGTGTTCTGATGATCTACTACCACAAGTTTAA
- the LOC136246434 gene encoding pleckstrin homology domain-containing family G member 1-like isoform X1 — MLSPPPRYVPSQDFSQSMPSLNTDGQFGSATGGEPFVCSYQKAIDENPLSPTTEQRRTKHERVIDEIISTELSYVNLSQIIEGYQTPLVENMDSLGVTDGDILALFNNIEEIKDFNEFMLKNLQQCKDDIKRIAKCFIRIWENAEGFKIYSDYCTKYPRAIEVWGKYAKHTAMINFFKKCQQKLGHMLPLGDYLLKPVQRVLKYSLLLEKINDCLSTGEDGKEDIIEIQAQLDGWDGNDLTTYGNLVCQDTFRYLGGKPVNTSIGLTTERHLILFQRLLLMTKKKEDHFVYKQHINVCNCVCPSLCVELNDFGNQLIIMIAINNRELDHACYPYLCLVKIWTTKANTIALKFRKL, encoded by the exons GATTTCTCCCAATCAATGCCATCACTAAACACTGATGGACAGTTTGGTAGTGCTACTGGTGGGGAGCCATTTGTATGCTCTTATCAAAAGGCCATTGATGAGAACCCTTTATCTCCAACCACTGAACAACGTCGTACTAAACATGAACGTGTTATCGATGAAATTATCTCAACTGAATTATCTTACGTGAATTTATCCCAGATTATTgag GGTTACCAGACCCCACTGGTGGAGAACATGGACTCACTTGGGGTCACTGATGGAGACATCTTAGCTTTGTTTAATAATATTGAAGAGATCAAGGACTTTAATGA GTTCATGTTAAAGAACTTACAACAGTGTAAAGATGACATCAAACGGATAGCAAAGTGTTTCATCAGAATATGGGAGAATGCTGAAGGGTTTAAGATCTACTCTGATTACTGTACCAAGTATCCAAG AGCTATTGAAGTATGGGGGAAATATGCAAAACATACTGCAATGATCAACTTCTTCAAG aaATGTCAACAGAAACTTGGACACATGTTACCGTTAGGAGACTACCTGTTGAAACCTGTCCAGAGAGTGTTGAAGTATTCACTATTGCTAGAA AAGATCAATGATTGTTTGAGTACTGGAGAGGATGGGAAAGAAGACATTATT GAGATTCAAGCACAGTTAGATGGCTGGGAT GGTAATGACCTCACCACATATGGAAACTTAGTGTGTCAG GACACGTTCCGGTATCTCGGTGGCAAGCCAGTCAATACTAGTATTGGGCTGACAACAGAGAGACACTTAATCCTCTTCCAGAGGTTACTGTTAATGACTAAGAAGAAGGAAGATCATTTTGTGTACAAACAACACATTAATgtatgtaactgtgtctgtCCGTCTCTGTGTGTAGAACTGAACGATTTTGGCAATCAATTGATTATCATGATAGCTATTAACAATCGTGAACTTGATCATGCATGTTATCCATATCTGTGCTTAGTCAAAATATGGACAACAAAAGCAAACACAATAGCGTTGAAGTTCAGAAAACTGTAA
- the LOC136246434 gene encoding pleckstrin homology domain-containing family G member 1-like isoform X2 encodes MLSPPPRYVPSQDFSQSMPSLNTDGQFGSATGGEPFVCSYQKAIDENPLSPTTEQRRTKHERVIDEIISTELSYVNLSQIIEGYQTPLVENMDSLGVTDGDILALFNNIEEIKDFNEFMLKNLQQCKDDIKRIAKCFIRIWENAEGFKIYSDYCTKYPRAIEVWGKYAKHTAMINFFKKCQQKLGHMLPLGDYLLKPVQRVLKYSLLLEKINDCLSTGEDGKEDIIDTFRYLGGKPVNTSIGLTTERHLILFQRLLLMTKKKEDHFVYKQHINVCNCVCPSLCVELNDFGNQLIIMIAINNRELDHACYPYLCLVKIWTTKANTIALKFRKL; translated from the exons GATTTCTCCCAATCAATGCCATCACTAAACACTGATGGACAGTTTGGTAGTGCTACTGGTGGGGAGCCATTTGTATGCTCTTATCAAAAGGCCATTGATGAGAACCCTTTATCTCCAACCACTGAACAACGTCGTACTAAACATGAACGTGTTATCGATGAAATTATCTCAACTGAATTATCTTACGTGAATTTATCCCAGATTATTgag GGTTACCAGACCCCACTGGTGGAGAACATGGACTCACTTGGGGTCACTGATGGAGACATCTTAGCTTTGTTTAATAATATTGAAGAGATCAAGGACTTTAATGA GTTCATGTTAAAGAACTTACAACAGTGTAAAGATGACATCAAACGGATAGCAAAGTGTTTCATCAGAATATGGGAGAATGCTGAAGGGTTTAAGATCTACTCTGATTACTGTACCAAGTATCCAAG AGCTATTGAAGTATGGGGGAAATATGCAAAACATACTGCAATGATCAACTTCTTCAAG aaATGTCAACAGAAACTTGGACACATGTTACCGTTAGGAGACTACCTGTTGAAACCTGTCCAGAGAGTGTTGAAGTATTCACTATTGCTAGAA AAGATCAATGATTGTTTGAGTACTGGAGAGGATGGGAAAGAAGACATTATT GACACGTTCCGGTATCTCGGTGGCAAGCCAGTCAATACTAGTATTGGGCTGACAACAGAGAGACACTTAATCCTCTTCCAGAGGTTACTGTTAATGACTAAGAAGAAGGAAGATCATTTTGTGTACAAACAACACATTAATgtatgtaactgtgtctgtCCGTCTCTGTGTGTAGAACTGAACGATTTTGGCAATCAATTGATTATCATGATAGCTATTAACAATCGTGAACTTGATCATGCATGTTATCCATATCTGTGCTTAGTCAAAATATGGACAACAAAAGCAAACACAATAGCGTTGAAGTTCAGAAAACTGTAA
- the LOC136246434 gene encoding pleckstrin homology domain-containing family G member 1-like isoform X4, whose product MLSPPPRYVPSQDFSQSMPSLNTDGQFGSATGGEPFVCSYQKAIDENPLSPTTEQRRTKHERVIDEIISTELSYVNLSQIIEGYQTPLVENMDSLGVTDGDILALFNNIEEIKDFNEFMLKNLQQCKDDIKRIAKCFIRIWENAEGFKIYSDYCTKYPRAIEVWGKYAKHTAMINFFKKCQQKLGHMLPLGDYLLKPVQRVLKYSLLLEKINDCLSTGEDGKEDIIEIQAQLDGWDGNDLTTYGNLVCQDTFRYLGGKPVNTSIGLTTERHLILFQRLLLMTKKKEDHFVYKQHINSKYGQQKQTQ is encoded by the exons GATTTCTCCCAATCAATGCCATCACTAAACACTGATGGACAGTTTGGTAGTGCTACTGGTGGGGAGCCATTTGTATGCTCTTATCAAAAGGCCATTGATGAGAACCCTTTATCTCCAACCACTGAACAACGTCGTACTAAACATGAACGTGTTATCGATGAAATTATCTCAACTGAATTATCTTACGTGAATTTATCCCAGATTATTgag GGTTACCAGACCCCACTGGTGGAGAACATGGACTCACTTGGGGTCACTGATGGAGACATCTTAGCTTTGTTTAATAATATTGAAGAGATCAAGGACTTTAATGA GTTCATGTTAAAGAACTTACAACAGTGTAAAGATGACATCAAACGGATAGCAAAGTGTTTCATCAGAATATGGGAGAATGCTGAAGGGTTTAAGATCTACTCTGATTACTGTACCAAGTATCCAAG AGCTATTGAAGTATGGGGGAAATATGCAAAACATACTGCAATGATCAACTTCTTCAAG aaATGTCAACAGAAACTTGGACACATGTTACCGTTAGGAGACTACCTGTTGAAACCTGTCCAGAGAGTGTTGAAGTATTCACTATTGCTAGAA AAGATCAATGATTGTTTGAGTACTGGAGAGGATGGGAAAGAAGACATTATT GAGATTCAAGCACAGTTAGATGGCTGGGAT GGTAATGACCTCACCACATATGGAAACTTAGTGTGTCAG GACACGTTCCGGTATCTCGGTGGCAAGCCAGTCAATACTAGTATTGGGCTGACAACAGAGAGACACTTAATCCTCTTCCAGAGGTTACTGTTAATGACTAAGAAGAAGGAAGATCATTTTGTGTACAAACAACACATTAAT TCAAAATATGGACAACAAAAGCAAACACAATAG